The genome window TTACATGCAATCGATTACCATTCTCCTGTTGCCAGTGCCCAGGTGAAATCCTGTGTTCTTTTAGCTGGACTATATGCTAAAGGGAAGACGAGTCTTACTGAGTCTTCACCATCGAGAGACCATACGGAACGGATGTTAAAATATTTAAATGGACCTATAGAAATCGAAGGAACGGCTATATTCATAGAAGGAGTCTCGGAATTAGAGGCAAGAGCGATTACCATTCCCGGGGATATCTCTTCAGCAGCGTTCTTTATCATTACCTGTCTTCTTTTAAAGAATTCCGAAATCAGGATAAAGGGAGTGGGAATTAATCCCACGCGGACCGGCGTCATAGATATCCTTAAAAAGATGGGAGCTGACATTGTAATTGAGAATGTCCATGAACTTTGTGGAGAGCCGGTAGCCGATCTTATTGTGAAAAGCAGCAACCTGAGAGGTACTAATATAGGGGGAGCGTTGATTCCCAGAATTATAGACGAGATCCCTGTGTTGGCTGTGGCTGCAACTCAAGCAGAAGGCGTAACTGAAATCAGCAATGCTCAGGAATTGAGAGTAAAAGAAAGTGATCGCATAGGCAATGTGGTTTCCGAACTTTCTAAAATGGGAGCCTCGATAAAGGAAAAAGAAGACGGAATGGTGATTTCCGGAGGGAAGAGATTGGCAGGTAGTTCGGTTAATAGTTTTGGTGATCACCGTATGGCCATGGCACTAACCATTGGCGGACTGATTGCTGATGGTGAGACTACCATAAACGATGTGGCCTGCATTGATACCTCCTTCCCTCACTTTATGGATGCTTTGAATAGAATGGTAGAATAGACATGGTGGAAATTTGGTGAAGAAAAGAGCCGTTATTACTATCGATGGACCAGCAGGAGCAGGGAAAACCTCAATTGCCAAAATTGTCAGTAGAAAGTTGGGCTATAACTATATTGATACCGGGGCGATGTATAGAGCAATAAGCTGGAAGGCATTTAGAGAAAAGATAGATTTAAAGGCTAAAGAAAAGTTAATTAAGATGGTAAGAAATACCAAAATAGAATTAAAGAATAGAGCTGGAACGGTGAGAGTCTATTTAGACGGAAAAGATATCACCAATAAGATAAGGAATAAGAGGTTGGCCGAAGGAGCGAGCATTTTAGCTACAGTCCCCGAGGTGAGGGAACAGCTCATGAAAATTCAGAGGAGAATGGGTTCTTCAGGGGGAATTGTAGTGGAAGGCAGGGATATAGGCACTGTAGTCTTTCCCAGGGCAGATTATAAATTCTATCTGGATGCGTCCATTAAAGAGAGGGCTTTGAGGAGGTATAGAGAACTGAAAGTGAAAGGGGAGGAAGGGCAGCTGGCTGAACTGGAAAAGGCGATTCGCTCTCGAGACAAGCGGGACCGCACCAGAGGAGTAGCTCCCTTGAAGATAGCTCGTGATGCTGTAGTCATAGACTCTACAGATATGAGTAAGAAAGAGGTAGTGGAATTTATTCTGAAAAGAATCCAAACAGGGTAGCTTGGAATTTGGTTCGGCTCGCTGGCAATTT of bacterium contains these proteins:
- the aroA gene encoding 3-phosphoshikimate 1-carboxyvinyltransferase: MKNIGVERKKRIKGEISLPGDKSISHRAIMLGSIAQGKTRVKGFSDCADCRNTLNAFLKLGIEIEDHSQGELTIHGQGLKGLTSAKEIIDVGNSGTTMRLLSGILAGQDFSSTITGDEYLQRRPMKRIILPLREMGAKISSPDDNHPPITIVGQKLHAIDYHSPVASAQVKSCVLLAGLYAKGKTSLTESSPSRDHTERMLKYLNGPIEIEGTAIFIEGVSELEARAITIPGDISSAAFFIITCLLLKNSEIRIKGVGINPTRTGVIDILKKMGADIVIENVHELCGEPVADLIVKSSNLRGTNIGGALIPRIIDEIPVLAVAATQAEGVTEISNAQELRVKESDRIGNVVSELSKMGASIKEKEDGMVISGGKRLAGSSVNSFGDHRMAMALTIGGLIADGETTINDVACIDTSFPHFMDALNRMVE
- the cmk gene encoding (d)CMP kinase, with amino-acid sequence MKKRAVITIDGPAGAGKTSIAKIVSRKLGYNYIDTGAMYRAISWKAFREKIDLKAKEKLIKMVRNTKIELKNRAGTVRVYLDGKDITNKIRNKRLAEGASILATVPEVREQLMKIQRRMGSSGGIVVEGRDIGTVVFPRADYKFYLDASIKERALRRYRELKVKGEEGQLAELEKAIRSRDKRDRTRGVAPLKIARDAVVIDSTDMSKKEVVEFILKRIQTG